In a single window of the Flavivirga spongiicola genome:
- a CDS encoding YncE family protein has protein sequence MKINKLISKAFILSALFLASCSDDDSPQLPKGDYENGILISGEGSGAGTGSISFISNDLTTTENLIYKKVNTNELGVYLQSITFDNDRAFIVVDNTNSVTVVDRYTFEDKATITTGLNKPRYMETVDNKGYVTNWGSTADETDDFIAIVDLNTYAVDGTIAVGNGPERIIESNGKLYVSHKGGFGTNNIISVIDLSDNSVETITVGYKPDEIFVNTKGELVVLCGGNESWTGNETIASIVNINMSTNTEVSALTFADGEHPSLMVLDNGMLYYELGGKVYSIDEDATALSSTSIVESQGYLYGMEVKDDKIYLLDADFTDLSELNIYDLSTKNKITTKAIALGASKIYFN, from the coding sequence ATGAAAATCAATAAATTAATATCAAAAGCCTTTATTTTAAGTGCGTTATTTTTAGCATCTTGTAGTGATGATGATTCACCGCAACTACCAAAAGGGGACTACGAAAACGGAATTCTAATTAGCGGAGAAGGTAGTGGAGCAGGAACAGGCTCTATCTCTTTTATTTCAAATGATTTGACCACAACAGAAAATCTTATTTATAAAAAAGTAAATACTAATGAATTGGGTGTTTATTTGCAATCAATAACTTTTGATAATGATAGAGCATTTATTGTTGTAGATAATACAAATTCAGTTACAGTTGTAGATAGGTATACTTTTGAAGATAAGGCTACAATAACTACAGGCTTAAATAAACCCAGATATATGGAAACTGTAGATAATAAAGGGTATGTAACTAACTGGGGGTCTACGGCAGATGAAACAGATGATTTCATTGCTATTGTTGATTTAAATACATATGCTGTAGACGGAACGATAGCAGTAGGGAACGGACCTGAAAGAATTATAGAAAGTAACGGCAAATTATATGTGTCTCATAAAGGAGGGTTTGGTACTAATAATATCATATCTGTAATTGATTTATCAGATAATAGTGTAGAAACTATAACTGTTGGTTATAAACCGGATGAGATTTTTGTAAATACTAAGGGCGAGTTAGTTGTTTTATGTGGAGGAAATGAATCCTGGACAGGAAATGAAACTATAGCATCAATTGTTAATATAAATATGTCTACAAATACAGAGGTGTCAGCTTTAACCTTTGCGGATGGTGAACATCCATCTTTAATGGTATTAGATAATGGTATGCTATATTATGAATTAGGAGGAAAAGTATATTCAATTGATGAAGATGCAACAGCATTATCTTCTACATCAATAGTAGAATCACAAGGGTATTTATATGGAATGGAAGTGAAAGATGACAAAATATATTTATTGGATGCGGATTTTACAGATTTAAGCGAGCTAAATATTTATGATTTATCAACTAAAAATAAAATAACTACTAAGGCTATAGCTTTAGGAGCTTCTAAAATTTATTTTAATTAA